In one Trichocoleus sp. genomic region, the following are encoded:
- the holA gene encoding DNA polymerase III subunit delta — MPIYLYWGEDDFALNRAAMALRDRTLDPDWSSFNYDKISPDPSDSVVQALNQIMTPPFGTGGRLVWLVDSTLCQRCSEELLVELERTFPVIPDTNVLLLTTSSKPDGRIKSTKLFQKYAEIREFSPIPPWKTEQLVQQVQKTAQEVGVKLTVGAAQRLADSVGNNSRQLYTELEKLALHSDADKPLSEAIVASLVTNYTQNSLQLAAVIRQGETGKALTLVADLFQQNEHPLKIVTTLVGQFRTWLWVKLMVEAGERDEKEIARAAEVSNPKRIYFLQQEVRSLSLHSLEQTLPLLLELEFGLKQGSEPVALLQTKVIELCQLFARNILPSK; from the coding sequence ATGCCCATTTACCTCTACTGGGGAGAAGATGATTTTGCCCTGAATCGGGCAGCGATGGCATTGCGCGATCGAACCCTTGATCCGGATTGGTCGAGCTTTAACTATGACAAGATTTCACCCGATCCATCAGATAGCGTGGTGCAAGCTCTGAATCAAATTATGACCCCTCCCTTTGGCACAGGTGGCAGATTGGTTTGGCTGGTTGACAGCACTCTCTGTCAGCGATGCTCAGAAGAGTTGCTGGTTGAACTAGAGCGCACTTTTCCTGTTATTCCCGATACTAACGTACTATTATTAACCACAAGTAGTAAACCGGACGGTCGCATTAAGTCAACGAAGCTGTTTCAGAAATACGCTGAGATTCGAGAATTTTCGCCAATTCCCCCCTGGAAGACCGAACAACTGGTGCAGCAAGTGCAAAAAACTGCTCAGGAGGTGGGAGTTAAACTGACCGTTGGAGCGGCTCAAAGACTGGCAGACTCAGTGGGCAATAATTCGCGGCAGCTTTACACAGAACTGGAAAAACTGGCGCTGCATAGCGATGCAGACAAACCTTTGAGTGAGGCGATCGTTGCCAGCTTGGTGACAAATTACACGCAAAATAGCCTGCAACTGGCAGCCGTGATTCGACAGGGCGAGACGGGCAAGGCTTTAACGCTGGTCGCGGATCTATTCCAGCAAAACGAACACCCGCTCAAAATCGTCACGACGCTGGTTGGGCAGTTCCGCACCTGGCTCTGGGTCAAGCTAATGGTCGAAGCTGGAGAGCGGGACGAAAAAGAAATTGCTCGCGCTGCTGAAGTGAGTAACCCAAAGCGGATTTATTTCTTGCAGCAAGAAGTTCGATCGCTCTCGCTTCACAGCCTAGAGCAAACCCTGCCGCTGCTGTTGGAATTGGAATTTGGCTTAAAACAGGGGAGCGAACCAGTTGCTTTACTCCAGACAAAAGTGATTGAATTATGCCAACTCTTTGCCCGGAACATCCTGCCCTCAAAATAG
- a CDS encoding DUF1868 domain-containing protein, whose translation MDDTYQVYINRVARMMLPEAFQSQAQYIQPSPKYQKQPDGTIQPAPFSGYTVVSPPWADDEQNQGFYSHLQEYQQQVIDKLDPGLLIPVPPSSFHFTLTDLIWADAYHHAAEDPEFETKLHDRVAESFEKCRFLVQAQQPARWQIIGLFLRTRALGVCLAPRDEDSYQRVLELRRTIYQNSDLIALGVEQQYNFTAHITLGYFGEAAATVPHDRLTQQFIDLNQHWLDIGVPQDIWVHQAELRKFDDMTRYYRESSWPILTF comes from the coding sequence TTGGACGACACATATCAGGTTTACATTAATCGAGTCGCTCGAATGATGCTGCCAGAGGCGTTCCAGTCTCAGGCACAGTATATTCAGCCCTCTCCAAAGTATCAAAAACAGCCCGATGGCACGATTCAGCCTGCTCCGTTTTCAGGATATACAGTTGTTTCGCCGCCCTGGGCAGATGATGAGCAGAACCAGGGGTTCTACAGCCATCTTCAGGAATATCAGCAGCAGGTCATCGACAAGCTTGACCCTGGCTTACTGATTCCTGTACCGCCTAGCAGCTTTCACTTCACCCTGACAGATTTGATCTGGGCAGATGCCTACCATCATGCGGCTGAAGACCCAGAATTTGAGACAAAACTGCACGATCGCGTTGCCGAAAGCTTCGAGAAATGCCGTTTTTTAGTCCAGGCTCAGCAGCCCGCTCGCTGGCAAATCATTGGGCTGTTCCTCCGAACTCGCGCTCTTGGCGTTTGCTTGGCACCCAGGGACGAAGACTCCTATCAGCGGGTTCTAGAGCTGCGCCGCACGATTTATCAAAACTCTGACCTGATAGCCCTCGGCGTTGAACAGCAATATAACTTTACGGCTCATATCACGCTAGGCTATTTTGGCGAGGCTGCCGCAACGGTTCCCCACGATCGTTTGACACAACAGTTCATCGATCTGAATCAACATTGGCTTGATATTGGCGTCCCTCAAGATATTTGGGTGCATCAAGCTGAGCTTCGGAAGTTTGATGATATGACGCGCTACTACCGGGAATCCAGTTGGCCAATCCTGACGTTTTAA
- a CDS encoding NAD(+) kinase, with the protein MPKVGIIYNDIKPIACRVAQELEDKLIALGVEVCLTTGAGGILGYSKPNRPVCHTSIDQLVPPGFDDIDFGIVLGGDGTVLAAFRQVASRQIPLLTVNTGHMGFLTEAYVNQLPQAIEALLAGQYEVEERAMISVQIWRDEGLVWEALCLNEMVLHREPLTSMCHFEIEIGRHAPVDIAADGIIISTPTGSTAYSLSAGGPVVAPGVPVMQLVPICPHSLASRALVFSDSEPVTVYAANPDPLVMVVDGNAGCCVLPDDRVRLIRSAYAARFIRLRPNEFFHVLREKLGWGLPHVAKPTSVELP; encoded by the coding sequence GTGCCCAAAGTTGGCATTATTTACAACGACATTAAACCGATCGCTTGCCGGGTGGCGCAAGAGTTAGAAGACAAGCTCATTGCCCTGGGAGTGGAAGTTTGTTTGACGACAGGAGCCGGGGGGATTTTGGGATACTCAAAGCCCAACCGCCCAGTCTGCCACACGTCGATCGATCAGCTTGTCCCACCCGGATTTGACGATATCGATTTTGGGATTGTTTTGGGGGGAGATGGAACGGTTCTGGCAGCATTTCGCCAGGTGGCATCCCGTCAGATTCCGCTGCTCACCGTCAATACGGGACATATGGGTTTTTTGACAGAAGCCTATGTGAATCAGTTGCCCCAAGCGATCGAGGCTCTGCTGGCAGGGCAATATGAGGTTGAGGAACGCGCCATGATTTCGGTGCAGATCTGGCGAGATGAGGGGTTGGTCTGGGAGGCACTCTGTTTGAATGAGATGGTGCTGCACCGTGAACCCTTGACAAGCATGTGCCACTTTGAGATTGAAATTGGGCGACATGCCCCGGTTGATATTGCTGCCGATGGAATTATTATTTCAACCCCCACTGGCTCAACAGCGTATTCCCTCTCGGCTGGCGGTCCTGTGGTGGCTCCGGGTGTACCCGTAATGCAGCTTGTCCCCATTTGCCCCCACTCTCTGGCATCTCGAGCACTGGTTTTCTCAGACAGTGAGCCGGTCACGGTCTATGCCGCAAATCCTGATCCGCTGGTGATGGTAGTTGATGGCAATGCTGGCTGCTGTGTTTTGCCAGACGATCGGGTGCGGTTGATTCGCTCCGCTTATGCAGCTCGGTTTATCCGGTTGCGCCCCAATGAATTTTTCCATGTGCTCAGAGAAAAGCTAGGATGGGGACTGCCCCATGTTGCTAAACCGACTTCGGTGGAGTTGCCATAG
- a CDS encoding amino acid ABC transporter substrate-binding protein, whose protein sequence is MRPALLAANLTTLLNWKIFKRRYVLRIAAALITLLIVLQPGLTRAAGILEQVVQTKVLTAGVRSDAFPFSFRNEQGNYDGYSIDLLRLIQQHLSKSKNHPIDLQFVEVGSDGLKRLVQGDVDISCGSISYTRNRALDVDFSVGYFLTGTQLLVKQDEQVNNEFRIGVLQGTTNADIVKRLLPLAQFVELSDRSAGMAALEQGWIDALASDGILLEGLRQETSDPSQFEVMPDQPYDEQIYGCILPQGNEPFRQIVNTTLVEFMQGLLNQDQTAQSLFDRWFGQSGVLIDRERVFAFFQQTVNTFARTPSNSPQSSSFLPRLNFSIFSNRP, encoded by the coding sequence ATGCGCCCTGCTCTTCTGGCTGCCAATTTGACAACTCTATTAAATTGGAAAATCTTCAAGAGACGCTATGTTCTGAGAATTGCTGCTGCTCTCATCACGCTGCTGATAGTGCTGCAACCAGGTTTGACCCGCGCCGCAGGCATTTTGGAGCAGGTGGTTCAAACGAAAGTATTGACTGCAGGGGTACGGAGTGATGCATTTCCCTTCAGCTTTCGCAACGAGCAGGGAAATTATGACGGCTACTCGATCGACCTATTACGCCTGATCCAGCAGCATTTGTCAAAAAGCAAAAATCATCCGATTGACCTACAGTTTGTAGAAGTGGGCAGCGATGGGTTGAAACGGTTGGTGCAAGGGGATGTCGATATTAGCTGCGGTTCTATCAGCTACACGCGCAACCGAGCATTAGATGTTGATTTTTCAGTTGGCTACTTTTTGACAGGGACTCAACTGCTGGTGAAGCAAGATGAGCAAGTCAACAATGAATTTAGGATTGGTGTGCTTCAGGGCACGACGAATGCAGATATTGTAAAGCGACTGCTGCCTCTGGCACAGTTTGTCGAATTAAGCGATCGATCTGCTGGGATGGCGGCGCTAGAGCAGGGTTGGATTGACGCGCTTGCGAGTGATGGCATCTTGTTGGAAGGGTTGCGTCAGGAGACGAGTGATCCTTCTCAGTTTGAAGTGATGCCCGACCAACCCTATGATGAACAGATTTATGGCTGCATTTTGCCGCAGGGGAACGAGCCGTTTCGTCAGATCGTCAACACAACCCTGGTGGAGTTTATGCAAGGCTTACTGAACCAAGATCAAACTGCCCAGAGCCTATTCGATCGCTGGTTTGGTCAGTCAGGTGTCCTAATCGATCGAGAGCGAGTTTTTGCCTTTTTCCAACAAACGGTCAATACTTTTGCTCGCACTCCGTCAAACAGCCCTCAATCCAGTTCGTTCCTGCCCAGACTGAATTTCTCTATTTTTTCAAACCGCCCATGA
- a CDS encoding DUF4168 domain-containing protein: MISANRVLFWFTLDRRLLQFLLIAATSTASVVMGLVPSIHTPTATISFSSAASAQSISDDEIVHYARSVLAIEPIRQATYNRIKNEIGSVPEIACHRPSSLSSLDSRIRQDAVDYCNQAISIVESNNLTISRFNEITVAHQSNQSLSERIRQALLQLQ; this comes from the coding sequence ATGATCTCCGCTAATCGTGTTCTCTTTTGGTTCACTCTCGATCGCAGGCTGCTGCAATTTTTGCTCATCGCTGCAACTTCAACCGCAAGTGTTGTAATGGGCTTAGTTCCGAGCATCCATACGCCCACCGCTACAATCAGCTTCAGCAGCGCTGCCTCCGCGCAGTCCATTTCTGATGACGAAATTGTGCACTACGCCCGATCGGTACTGGCGATCGAACCGATTCGTCAGGCAACCTACAACCGAATCAAAAACGAAATTGGCTCTGTACCTGAAATTGCCTGTCACCGTCCCAGCAGCCTCAGCAGCCTCGATTCTCGCATCCGCCAGGACGCAGTAGACTATTGTAATCAGGCAATCTCAATTGTCGAGAGCAACAATCTCACGATTTCTCGGTTCAATGAAATTACCGTGGCGCACCAGTCCAACCAGTCCCTATCTGAGCGGATCAGGCAGGCGTTGTTGCAGCTACAGTAG
- a CDS encoding peptidoglycan-binding protein — MTSSQAFNRADATLQTDPTLRQGDSGAAVSELQRLLNLKGAKLVVDGVFGAATYSAVITFQRNNGLVDDGIVGSKTWTALRSVVQSLQLTDVVKYYNPGQYPHQEAAIEWLQTQIPLLTLAEFSRRWRNQPPISDPVLQQGSSGAAVVNLQNLLNKFNSGLKVDGAFGAATRAAVVAFQSKNSLAADGIVGKQTWMVLRFIPIRLVDLNAYYKPVESPHQPASLNWLQSQLSATTMGEFTRQWRNQ; from the coding sequence ATGACTAGCTCTCAAGCATTCAATCGTGCAGACGCAACCCTACAAACTGACCCCACTCTACGTCAAGGCGACTCTGGTGCAGCCGTTTCTGAGTTGCAGCGACTTCTGAACCTGAAAGGCGCAAAATTAGTCGTTGATGGTGTCTTTGGGGCTGCGACTTATAGTGCAGTCATCACGTTTCAGCGGAATAATGGCTTGGTTGATGATGGCATTGTGGGTTCAAAAACCTGGACAGCGCTGCGATCGGTTGTTCAGTCACTCCAACTAACCGATGTGGTGAAATACTACAATCCTGGGCAATATCCGCATCAGGAAGCGGCGATCGAATGGCTTCAAACTCAAATTCCGCTATTAACGCTGGCAGAATTTTCCCGTCGCTGGCGCAATCAACCTCCGATTTCCGATCCAGTGCTTCAGCAAGGCAGTTCCGGCGCTGCAGTTGTGAATCTACAAAATCTGCTAAACAAATTCAATTCTGGATTGAAGGTCGATGGTGCTTTTGGGGCAGCAACTCGTGCTGCTGTCGTTGCTTTCCAGTCAAAGAATAGCCTGGCTGCAGATGGAATTGTCGGCAAACAAACCTGGATGGTCTTGCGGTTTATTCCAATTCGTTTGGTTGATTTAAATGCTTACTACAAGCCCGTTGAAAGCCCTCATCAGCCTGCATCTCTGAATTGGCTGCAATCTCAGCTTTCAGCCACAACAATGGGCGAATTCACGCGTCAGTGGCGCAACCAATAA
- a CDS encoding MBOAT family protein: MSFLSITYGLFLLSALGIFWAVEKRSLQLWVMLLASLVFYSSLQIQYVPLLLVLTLVTFYMGQAIGAPMDWRIENQQWQFAQQDWNRRRLKLLWVGIVLNLLLLLGFKYVPFLLESIGLGAPVAQAQADWIRTHVVAPLGISFFSFECIAYLVDVYRGAPATHDFLKFAAYKLFFAKLISGPITRFHPFATQLQSLQFPVPNQIAEGLWLIASGAVKKLLLADHLGTVVNLIFGNLERAGSGDLWLAVFAYGLQLYLDFSGYVDVVRGSALLIGLELPQNFDFPYFCTNIADFWRRWHMTLGDWLRNYLYFPLGGSRRGLGQTCLNLIVVMLLAGIWHGAAWGFIVWGLLHGVALAVHRLTDALTQQQPWLKTTWTSIPGIVFAWILTQLMVFTTWIFFRLPNLNESGLVFQRLFGHPADIQFAQKVYVETLQIDRLHLTLLLWAIVAGMGMAYLFHRGLKLQLNWTIKLMLVPLCLFAAWLLAPNDSSPYIYFDF; encoded by the coding sequence ATGTCCTTCCTCTCCATCACCTACGGACTCTTTTTGCTCAGTGCGTTAGGCATCTTTTGGGCAGTGGAGAAACGATCGCTTCAGCTTTGGGTGATGCTGCTGGCAAGTCTGGTGTTTTACAGTTCGCTGCAAATTCAATACGTGCCGCTGCTGCTAGTGCTGACGCTGGTAACGTTCTATATGGGGCAGGCGATCGGTGCACCAATGGATTGGCGAATTGAGAATCAACAGTGGCAGTTTGCTCAGCAAGATTGGAATCGGCGGCGGCTCAAGCTGCTTTGGGTAGGGATTGTCCTGAATTTACTGCTGCTCTTGGGCTTTAAGTATGTGCCGTTTTTGCTAGAGTCGATCGGGCTTGGCGCTCCGGTGGCTCAAGCTCAGGCAGATTGGATCAGAACTCACGTCGTTGCCCCTTTGGGCATTAGCTTTTTTAGCTTTGAATGTATCGCTTATTTGGTGGATGTGTATCGCGGCGCACCTGCCACCCATGACTTTCTCAAATTTGCTGCCTATAAGCTCTTTTTTGCCAAGCTCATCTCTGGACCGATCACCCGCTTCCATCCGTTTGCCACTCAGCTGCAGTCGCTCCAGTTTCCGGTGCCTAACCAAATTGCCGAAGGTCTCTGGCTGATTGCTTCAGGGGCAGTGAAAAAGCTCCTCCTAGCAGATCATTTGGGTACGGTTGTTAATCTCATTTTTGGCAATCTAGAACGAGCGGGCAGCGGTGACTTGTGGCTGGCAGTCTTTGCCTATGGCTTACAGCTTTACCTCGATTTCAGCGGCTATGTAGATGTGGTACGCGGCAGTGCGCTGCTGATAGGCTTAGAACTACCCCAAAACTTTGATTTTCCCTATTTCTGCACCAACATTGCCGACTTCTGGCGACGCTGGCACATGACGTTAGGCGACTGGCTCCGCAACTATCTTTATTTTCCGTTGGGTGGATCTCGTCGGGGTTTAGGGCAAACTTGCCTCAATTTAATCGTTGTGATGCTGTTGGCAGGCATTTGGCATGGAGCCGCCTGGGGGTTTATCGTTTGGGGGCTGCTTCACGGCGTCGCGCTGGCAGTTCATCGACTCACAGATGCACTGACCCAACAGCAACCCTGGCTTAAAACAACCTGGACAAGCATACCGGGCATTGTCTTTGCCTGGATATTGACGCAGCTGATGGTCTTCACTACCTGGATTTTCTTCCGGTTGCCAAACCTCAACGAATCTGGGCTTGTCTTCCAGCGGCTGTTTGGACATCCCGCAGACATTCAGTTTGCCCAAAAAGTTTACGTCGAGACACTCCAAATCGATCGCCTGCATCTTACCCTTCTGCTTTGGGCGATCGTGGCTGGCATGGGCATGGCCTACCTATTCCACCGGGGGCTAAAGCTACAGCTGAACTGGACAATTAAGCTGATGCTGGTTCCCCTTTGTCTGTTTGCCGCCTGGCTCCTCGCTCCAAACGACAGTTCGCCCTACATTTACTTTGATTTCTAG
- a CDS encoding DUF2949 domain-containing protein, which yields MNTSTYSRFIRFLQEDLALSAASIAIALRYREQDPGPLPMILWQYGLVTLEQLDRIFDWLETAQP from the coding sequence ATGAATACGAGCACGTACTCTCGGTTTATTCGGTTTTTACAGGAGGATCTTGCCCTGTCTGCTGCTTCGATCGCAATTGCACTGCGGTATCGAGAGCAAGACCCTGGGCCGCTGCCCATGATTCTCTGGCAATATGGGCTTGTAACGCTTGAACAGCTCGATCGCATTTTTGATTGGCTTGAAACAGCGCAGCCTTAG
- a CDS encoding DUF192 domain-containing protein, with amino-acid sequence MIVLTPDKLFGVGLVILLMGCGSSPTASSPAQTQRSPMNSTQMANAPSVQNQPPVQTLPITAQATMKGQVIQLEVARTPAQQAQGLMNRPALPDDRGMLFPFNPPRPVMFWMKNTPQPLDMIFMLNGEVKAIAANAQPCTADPCPTYGAGIRTAVNQVIELRAGRAAELGLRVGDRVEIRDLQEPRQS; translated from the coding sequence ATGATAGTTCTCACTCCTGACAAGCTCTTCGGCGTTGGTTTAGTCATTTTGCTGATGGGCTGCGGTTCCTCTCCAACTGCATCTTCTCCTGCCCAGACCCAGCGATCGCCCATGAATTCTACTCAAATGGCAAATGCTCCTTCGGTGCAGAATCAGCCTCCCGTGCAGACGCTTCCCATTACAGCCCAAGCAACGATGAAAGGTCAGGTGATTCAGCTTGAGGTAGCACGAACTCCGGCTCAACAGGCGCAGGGGTTGATGAACCGTCCTGCCCTCCCTGACGATCGAGGAATGCTATTTCCGTTTAATCCACCACGCCCAGTCATGTTTTGGATGAAAAACACGCCTCAGCCGCTCGACATGATTTTTATGCTGAATGGCGAAGTGAAAGCAATTGCGGCAAATGCCCAACCCTGTACTGCCGACCCTTGCCCAACTTATGGGGCAGGAATTCGGACTGCGGTAAATCAAGTTATCGAACTTCGCGCCGGACGCGCGGCTGAATTGGGGTTGCGAGTGGGCGATCGGGTTGAAATTCGCGATTTGCAAGAGCCACGTCAGTCTTAA
- a CDS encoding response regulator transcription factor encodes MNSLSHEQNPKVLVIETDEMLAQHVSSDLRESGYETSIAYDAVTGLRQAKEFQPALVVVDRMLAGESGLSLCSHLRATGARMPVLLLMARDSIEDRVACLQAGADDYFLKPYRSEEFLKLVRLYLHSDAPSSEQLRFADLLLDLATRRAIRNSRVIDLTMKEFELLKYLMEHPREVLTREQILENVWGYDFMGESNVIEVYIRYLRLKIEDEGEKRLIQTVRGVGYVLREA; translated from the coding sequence ATGAACAGTCTGTCTCATGAGCAGAATCCGAAGGTTCTAGTGATTGAAACAGATGAGATGCTGGCACAGCACGTCAGTTCTGACTTAAGAGAGTCGGGTTATGAAACCTCGATCGCTTATGACGCAGTGACCGGTTTGCGTCAGGCAAAAGAGTTTCAGCCTGCTCTGGTAGTAGTCGATCGCATGTTAGCAGGCGAGTCCGGGCTATCGCTGTGCAGTCACCTCCGAGCAACAGGCGCAAGAATGCCAGTTCTTCTGTTAATGGCGCGAGATTCGATCGAGGATCGGGTGGCTTGCCTTCAAGCAGGCGCAGATGATTATTTCCTCAAGCCTTACCGCAGTGAAGAATTTCTCAAGCTGGTTCGCCTCTATCTCCATTCCGATGCGCCAAGCAGTGAGCAGTTACGGTTTGCCGATCTGTTGCTGGATTTGGCAACGCGACGGGCAATTCGCAACAGCCGCGTGATTGACCTGACCATGAAAGAATTTGAACTGCTGAAATATTTGATGGAGCATCCGCGTGAGGTATTGACGCGAGAGCAAATCCTTGAAAACGTCTGGGGCTATGACTTTATGGGCGAGTCGAATGTGATTGAGGTCTACATTCGCTATCTGCGCCTCAAAATTGAAGATGAAGGAGAAAAGCGTCTCATTCAAACTGTGCGCGGCGTTGGCTACGTGCTGCGAGAAGCGTGA
- a CDS encoding DUF2993 domain-containing protein, with amino-acid sequence MFGGFTSSKSNPGTDFGEKMLNAAATQSIRHLFTQSESVDVAVRCYPSSKLLQGSIDNFKMSGRGLVIRRQFEVEEMSFETDAVSIDFGSVMGGQLRLKQPTQAVAQVTLSEAGINRAFQAELVQKRLQQVDMEELTNLSGGEPVSFREVHLELMPENRVKINAKTDLPNQSDVPISLTATLAVEKRRRIAFQQAQFNPEGVPDSVRGLSEVLTSAFSQILNTMVDLDRFDLDGVMLRINRLETQGNRLIFSGYAQIDHFPGMG; translated from the coding sequence ATGTTTGGTGGTTTCACAAGTTCTAAGAGCAACCCCGGAACCGACTTCGGGGAGAAAATGCTCAACGCGGCTGCGACCCAATCCATTCGCCACTTGTTTACTCAAAGCGAGTCGGTTGATGTGGCTGTGCGCTGCTATCCCTCTAGTAAGCTCCTACAAGGCAGTATTGACAACTTCAAGATGAGTGGTCGAGGTTTAGTCATTCGCCGCCAGTTTGAGGTTGAAGAAATGTCCTTTGAAACTGATGCCGTGTCGATCGACTTTGGCTCAGTTATGGGAGGACAACTGCGTCTGAAGCAGCCTACTCAAGCCGTCGCACAAGTGACGCTCTCTGAAGCAGGCATTAATCGGGCGTTTCAGGCAGAGTTAGTACAGAAGCGTCTACAGCAGGTAGACATGGAGGAACTGACCAATCTTTCCGGGGGAGAACCTGTCTCCTTTCGAGAGGTGCATTTGGAGCTGATGCCAGAAAACCGGGTCAAAATCAATGCTAAGACAGACTTACCGAATCAGAGTGATGTGCCGATCAGTCTCACTGCCACTCTTGCAGTTGAGAAACGACGTCGGATCGCATTCCAGCAAGCTCAATTCAATCCTGAAGGTGTACCCGACTCAGTTCGTGGGCTCTCAGAGGTTTTGACCAGTGCCTTCTCGCAAATTCTGAATACCATGGTCGATCTCGATCGCTTTGACCTAGATGGTGTGATGCTGCGAATCAATCGTCTAGAAACGCAGGGTAATCGGCTTATCTTTAGCGGCTACGCCCAAATCGACCATTTTCCAGGTATGGGCTAA
- a CDS encoding ferritin-like domain-containing protein: MTVVYPRKLESSIGSLSARDVMQQVVRDRELHLITLNRYRYSEQRSCKDLTELIEQLNGKPPELVRDLSRHISDEARHAMWLTDLLVEIGADVGTPPGSSYINEFERLLDREYGDPEASLDDFMISSLAAINVTEKRGCEYFSGHIYALKQAPQTEENIKIRETIERILPEEAGHVRWGNRWLGKLADRSPEHRQKVDQAKRKYAAIEQAAFESGMDITLGAELRRVGNLLDIANTLPAWQRPQYLMERLPQTLLAPDLQQTRVMAVQRAWERDPQAFMERFVPMFLSGLTRKQQKQPKPKAGVS, translated from the coding sequence ATGACAGTTGTCTATCCTCGTAAGCTTGAGAGTTCGATCGGTTCGTTGAGTGCCCGCGATGTGATGCAGCAAGTGGTGCGCGATCGAGAATTGCATCTCATCACGCTGAACCGCTACCGCTACAGTGAACAGCGAAGCTGTAAAGATCTGACTGAGTTAATTGAACAGCTCAATGGCAAACCGCCGGAACTTGTGCGCGATCTGTCTCGCCATATTTCTGATGAAGCTCGTCATGCGATGTGGCTGACTGATTTGCTGGTTGAGATTGGTGCCGATGTGGGCACACCTCCTGGTTCTTCCTATATCAATGAGTTTGAGCGCCTGCTCGATCGAGAATATGGTGATCCAGAAGCAAGCCTGGATGATTTTATGATTTCCTCTCTGGCGGCAATCAATGTCACCGAGAAGCGGGGCTGTGAATATTTTTCTGGTCATATCTATGCTCTGAAGCAGGCTCCTCAGACCGAGGAAAATATCAAAATTCGAGAAACGATCGAGCGAATTCTGCCGGAAGAGGCGGGTCATGTCCGTTGGGGGAATCGATGGTTGGGCAAACTTGCCGATCGTAGTCCAGAGCATCGCCAGAAGGTAGATCAGGCAAAACGCAAATATGCGGCGATCGAGCAGGCGGCTTTTGAGTCAGGGATGGACATCACCCTAGGCGCAGAACTTCGTCGAGTCGGCAACTTGCTGGATATTGCCAATACGCTCCCAGCCTGGCAGCGCCCCCAATATCTAATGGAACGTCTGCCGCAAACGCTGCTTGCCCCTGATCTACAGCAAACGCGGGTTATGGCAGTTCAGCGTGCCTGGGAACGTGACCCCCAAGCCTTCATGGAACGATTTGTGCCGATGTTCCTCAGTGGGCTGACCCGTAAACAGCAGAAACAACCCAAGCCTAAAGCAGGTGTTTCCTGA
- a CDS encoding DciA family protein, with translation MSFDSLNHVLGSLENQERWQGRRQFQQLLACWTEVVGTIVAAQTRPLSMQRRVLQVATSSSAWAQNLAFERHLILAKLNDRLSLDLTDIRFSTAQWRSVSLNSTASSETLALWKSHPSRLEEAPPPSAAVPINDPQTAFRNWARIVRGQSQHLPLCPVCHCPTPEGELIRWAVCSLCAAKEMKGKTGERDAPGGKK, from the coding sequence ATGTCTTTTGATTCCCTCAATCATGTCTTGGGAAGCCTGGAAAATCAGGAACGCTGGCAGGGTCGTCGCCAATTTCAGCAGCTTCTCGCTTGTTGGACGGAGGTCGTTGGAACGATCGTGGCTGCCCAAACGCGTCCCCTCTCGATGCAGCGACGAGTCTTGCAAGTCGCAACCTCTAGTTCTGCCTGGGCTCAGAATCTCGCTTTTGAGCGCCATCTCATTTTGGCAAAGCTCAACGATCGCCTTTCACTTGATCTCACTGATATTCGTTTCTCCACGGCACAATGGCGGAGCGTCAGCTTGAATAGCACAGCCAGCTCCGAAACCCTAGCCCTTTGGAAATCTCATCCGAGCCGCCTGGAAGAGGCTCCTCCTCCCAGTGCAGCAGTTCCAATCAACGACCCTCAAACCGCCTTTCGCAACTGGGCAAGAATTGTCAGAGGACAATCACAACACCTGCCGCTCTGTCCCGTCTGCCACTGCCCCACCCCAGAAGGAGAACTGATTCGTTGGGCGGTTTGTTCGCTTTGTGCTGCTAAGGAAATGAAAGGGAAAACCGGAGAAAGGGATGCACCGGGAGGAAAGAAATGA